A segment of the Paraburkholderia fungorum genome:
GCTTTCCGCTTCCACGAACACCGGTTGCGTTGGATCGAACTCGCGTAACGCGCTCACGAGCAACGTGTCGAAGCGCTTCTGCGACGGCTGCGGCATGCCCGCCCACGCGCCCAGCAGCGAGCCGCGATGCGACGCCAGCGCTTCGAGATCGAGCGTTTGCGCGCCCGCGTGGTTCAGCGCCGTGAGCAGTCGGGTCTTGCCGCTGCCGGTCGGGCCCACCAGCGCGATGTAATTGAAGGTGGCGGGCAACGCGTCGAGCGTGTCGAGCGTCGCGCGCCGATAGCTTTTGTAGCCGCCATCGAGTTGACGTGCCGGCCAGCCGATCATGTTGAACAGTGTCGTCACCGAGCCGGAACGCTTGCCGCCCCGCCAGCAATAAATGAGCGGCCGCCAGCTACGCGGACGGTCGGCGAAAGTCGTTTCAAGGTGATGGGCAATATTGCGCGCGACCAGCGCTGCGCCGATCCGTGTGCCTTCAAACGGCGACACCTGTTTATACGTTGTACCGACCAGTACGCGTTCTTCGTTGCTCAGCACAGGCGCGTTGATCGCGCCCGGAATGTGGTCTTCCGCAAACTCGAGAGGCGTGCGTACATCGATGATTTCGTCGAAATCACCTGCTTTTTCGAGGCTGACTAAAAGGTTTTTCAAGAGATAGGGGCAAAACGGTCTACGGCGGGAAGCGGAAATTATCTCATGCGCCGTTAATGGCGGCTGATGGACGGCCCGGACGATGAGGGCGCTTCGTAAGCCGAAGCGCCCTCATATCGTCATATTGTCTACGGATATTTCAGGCTACTTCGACACGCGCTTCGCCGTTCACCATGTCGCCGATCACGCAGGCGTCGGCGAATCCGTCGGCGCGGAACAGCGCGAGCACTTCGTCGACCGATTCCGGTGCGCATGACACCAGCAATCCGCCCGATGTTTGCGGATCGGTGAGCAATGCGCGAGCCGTCGACGGCAAACTCGATGGGAGCACGACATTCTTGCCGTAAGCATCCCAGTTGCGCCCCGACGCGCCCGTGAAGATACCGGCCTCGGCCAGGTTCACCACGTCCGGCAGCCACGGCAAATCCGCGTAACGCACGCGAGCGGTCAGATTCGAGCCGCGCGCCAGTTCGAGCGTGTGGCCGAGCAGGCCGAAACCGGTGATGTCGGTCAACGCGTGAACGCCGTCGAGCCGGGCCAGCTCTGCGCCCGGCCGGTTCAGCCTGGTCGTCGCGCCGATCATCGCGGCGTAGCCCGCGGCGTCGAGCCGGTCTTTCTTCAGTGCCGCCGACAGAATGCCGACGCCGAGCGGCTTGCCGAGAATCAGCACATCGCCCGCTTTTGCACCCGCGTTGCGCTTGACGCGCTTCGGATCGACCACGCCGATCGCGACAAGCCCGTAAATCGGCTCGACGGAATCGATCGAATGGCCGCCCGCGAGCGGAATGCCCGCCTCGGCGCACACCGACTCGCCGCCCTTCAGCACGGCCGCGATCACGTCGTGCGGCAATACGTTGATCGGCATGCCGACAATCGCGAGCGCCATGATCGGCTTGCCGCCCATCGCGTAGACGTCGGAGAGCGCATTGGTCGCGGCAATCCGGCCGAAGTCGAACGGGTCGTCGACGATCGGCATGAAGAAGTCGGTGGTGGCAACGATCGCCTGATCGTCGTTGAGCTTGTAGACGGCGGCGTCGTCGGCGGTATCGTTTCCAACCAGCAGGTCGGGAAAGAAGGGCAGCGGCGCGCTGCGCTTGAGCAGGTCGGCGAGCAGTCCGGGAGCGATCTTGCAACCGCAGCCGCCGCCGTGAGAGAGGCTGGTGAGGCGGGGCGAGGGGCTGGTCTGGACGTGGGTGTCGGTCATGATGGCGCGAATTCCGGGCTTCGAATGACCGCATTATGATGGTTGTTCGCACATAGTGCCGAGTTTGGCGGGTGCGCCAAAGCGGCAGCGAGCCAGATTCGCGGGCGGAATCGCGAAAAGCCATGGCGCGGGTCGGGTGTGTCCGGCAAATAGGCGATGGCGCAACAACCATTAACAATCTCTCCGGCGCGTATCGCGATGCTTAACCTGGCGAAGTTTCAACGTTCTGCAACAAATTGACACGCCGGTTTGATTCGTTCGTTTGATACGCGTAAAAGTTGCCGTTCGCTGCCTCGTTGCTACTTGTTGCTGCCCGCGCCGGTGCCGTACAAACCATTGTCGAAACCGCCTGCGCCCTGCGGCTTGTGGCCTTTCGCGCCGGTCTTGCCACGAGAATTGCCAGAACCGCTGTCCTTGCTCTGAGGCTTGTGCGACTCATGAACCATCGAAGCGGAGGGATCGGGCGACGCGCCCATCGCCGAGGTGCGATTTTCCTGCTGTGACGAGCCGCTGCCCTGGGTGATCTGCGCAAAGCTTTCGTCGCTTGCAAGGGTCATCGCGCCACCCATCAAAAGCGAAAGGCAACCGACCGATGCGCGCCATTTTGCGGGGTGATTAAAAGTGCGTTTGAAATCGGAGAGGAAATTTTGACGGTTCATGGTGAGGGCAGGCGTCCATTGGAAGGTTGATTGACCGCCCCCTTCATGCAGCAGAAATAATGCCCGACTGCCTCAAACCGGCTGTGACATTTCATATTTGCAGGCGATTTTAGTGACCCACTCGACACTGCACGACTCCATGCCGGCATCTATAATCATTCTCAGTATCCCGAAAGAGCCGAGGCCATTCAATGACCCATATGTCCCGGCGACAATTTCTAAAGGTCTCCGCAACCACGCTCGCCGGATCGAGTCTCGCCCTCATGGGCTTCTCGCCGACACCCGCGCTCGCGGAAGTCCGTCAATACAAATTGTCGCGCACAACCGAAACCCGCAACACCTGCCCGTACTGTTCCGTGGGCTGCGGCATCCTGATGTACGGACTGGGCGACAACGCGAAGAACGCGAAGTCCAGCATCATTCACATCGAGGGCGATCCCGATCATCCGGTCAATCGCGGCACGCTTTGCCCGAAGGGCGCGAGCCTGATCGACTTCATTCATAGTCCGAGCCGTCTGAAGTATCCCGAGTACCGCGCGGCCGGATCGAACGAGTGGAAGCGCATGTCGTGGGAAGACGCACTCGACCGCATCGCGAAGCTGATGAAGGAAGACCGCGACGCCAACTTCGTCGAAACGACTGAAGACGGCAAGAAGGTCAACCGCTGGCTGACCACCGGCATGCTTGCCGCATCGGCCGGTAGCAATGAAGTCGGTTATTTGACGCACAAGACTGTCCGCAGTCTTGGCATGCTCGCATTCGACAATCAAGCACGTGTCTGACACGGCCCGACGGTGGCAGGTCTTGCCCCGACGTTTGGCCGTGGAGCGATGACGAACCATTGGGTCGACATCAAGAACGCGGATGTGATTCTCGTAATGGGCGGCAATGCGGCCGAAGCGCACCCGTGCGGCTTCAAGTGGGTGACGGAAGCGAAAGCGCACCGCAAGGCGCGTCTGATCGTGGTCGACCCGCGTTTTACGCGCACGGCGTCGGTGGCGGACTATTACGCGCAGATCCGTACCGGCTCGGACATCGTGTTCTTGGGTGGGGTGATCAACTATCTGATCACTAACGACAAGATTCAGCACGAGTACGTGAAAAATTACACGGACATGTCGTTCATCGTCCGTGACGACTTTACGTTTACCGACGGTCTGTTTTCCGGCTACAACGCCGACAAGCGCAAATACGATCAAAGCTCGTGGGACTACGAACGCGGCGACGACGGCTTTGCGAAGGTCGATCCGACGCTGCAGAATCCGCGTTGCGTCTATCAACTGCTGAAACAGCATTACTCACGCTACACGCCCGAGCACGTCGAGCGAATCTGCGGCACGCCGAAGGACAAGTTCCTTCACGTGTGCGAGATGCTTGCGTCGACGGCGGTGCCCGGCCGTGCCGGCACGGTGCTGTACGCGCTCGGCTGGACGCATCACTCGGTCGGCGCGCAGATCATCCGCACCGGCGCGATGGTGCAGTTGCTGCTGGGCAATATCGGCATCGCGGGCGGCGGCATGAATGCGCTGCGCGGTCACTCGAACATTCAGGGCTTGACCGACCTCGGTTTGATGTCGAACCTGTTGCCGGGCTACATGACGCTGCCGATGGAAGCCGAGCAGGACTTCGACGCGTACATCGCCAAGCGCGCAACCCAGCCGCTGCGGCCGAACCAGTTGAGCTACTGGCGCAACTATCGCGCGTTCCATGTCAGTTTCATGAAGTCGTGGTGGGGCGATAACGCGACCGCGCAGAACAACTTCGGTTACGACTATCTGCCGAAGCTCGATAAGTCATACGACATGCTGCAGGTCTTCGAGCTGATGAATCAAGGCAAGATGACCGGCTACATCGCGCAGGGCTTCAACCCGCTCGCCGCGGCGCCGAACAAGGCGAAGATCGGCGCGAGTCTGGCCAAGCTGAAGTGGCTCGTCATCATGGACCCGCTCGCGACGGAAACGTCGGAGTTCTGGAAGAATTTCGGCGAATTCAACGACGTCGATACCGCGTCGATCCAGACCGAAGTATTCCGTTTGCCGACCACCTGTTTCGCGGAAGAACGCGGATCGCTGGTCAGTTCCAGCCGTGTGCTGCAGTGGCACTGGCAGGGCGCGGAAGGTCCCGGCGAATCCAAGAGCGATCTGGAAATCATGTCAGGGTTGTGGCTGCGCATGCGCGACGCTTATCGAAAGGACGGCGGCAAGTATCCCGATCCGATCCTGAACATGAGCTGGCCGTACGCGGACCCGGAAAGCCCCACGCCCGAAGAACTGGCTATGGAGTTCAACGGTAAGGCACTCGCCGACGTCACCGATCCGACCGACAAGACCAAGGTGCTGGCCAAAAAGGGCGAGCAGCTGGCGAGCTTCGCGCAATTGCGCGACGACGGCAGCACCGCGAGCGGCTGCTGGATCTTCTGCGGATCGTGGACCCAGGCGGGCAACCAGATGGGCCGCCGCGACAACTCCGACCCGACCGGCATCGGCAATACGCTGAACTGGGCGTGGGCATGGCCGGCGAACCGGCGCATTCTGTACAACCGCGCGTCGTGCGATGTCAGCGGCAAGCCGTTCGATCCAAAGCGCAAGCTGATTGCGTGGAACGGCAAGACGTGGTCGGGCGCCGACGTTCCGGACTTCAAGGTCGACGAGCCGCCTGAAAACGGTATGAATCCGTTCATCATGAATCCGGAAGGCGTGGCGCGTTTCTTCTCGCGCGACGGGATGGTCGAAGGGCCGTTCCCCGAACACTACGAGCCGTTCGAAACGCCGCTCGGCTACAACCCGATGCACCCGGACAACAAGCTGGTGGTCAGCAATCCGGCCGCACGCGTGTTCCCGGACGACAGGGCGGCGTTCGGCACGCACGAGAATTTCCCGCATACGGCGACCACTTATCGTCTGACCGAGCATTTCCATTACTGGACCAAGCACGCGCATCTGAACGCGATCATCCAGCCGCAGCAGTTCGTGGAAATTGGCGAGGAGCTGGCGAAGGAGGTTGGCGTGGTGGCGGGAGATCGCGTCAAGGTGTCGTCAAACCGCGGGCATATTTTCGCGGTCGCGCTCGTCACCAAGCGCATCAAAACGCTGATGATCGAAGGCAAGAAGGTACAGACAGTCGGGTTGCCGTTGCATTGGGGCTTCAAGGGACTCACGAAGCCGGGCTATCTCGTCAATACGCTAACGCCCTCGGTGGGCGATGGGAATTCCCAAACACCGGAATTCAAGTCGTTCCTCGTCAAGGTCGAAAAGGCATAAGGAAAAGAGATGGCACTGCAATCACTGGATATCAGACGCCTGTCGGCAACGACCACGCCCCCGCCGCAGGTGCGGGAGCCGGTCACCGGCACGGTCGCCAAGCTCATCGACGTGTCGAAGTGCATTGGCTGCAAGGCGTGTCAAACCGCCTGTATGGAGTGGAACGATCTGCGCGATGAAGTCGGCGAGAACGTCGGGGTGTACGACAATCCCGCCGATCTCACCGAGCATTCGTGGACCGTCATGCGGTTCTCCGAGTACGAGAACACCGAGGGCGATCTGTCGTGGCTGATCCGCAAGGACGGCTGCATGCATTGCGAAGATCCGGGCTGCCTGAAGGCGTGTCCGTCGCCGGGTGCGATCGTGCAGTACACGAACGGCATCGTCGATTTCCACGAGGAAAACTGCATCGGCTGCGGTTATTGCGTGACCGGCTGCCCGTTCAACGTGCCGCGCATTTCGAAGAAGGACAACCGCGCGTACAAGTGCACGCTGTGTTCGGATCGCGTGGCGGTGGGTCAGGAGCCGGCTTGCGTGAAGACCTGCCCGACCGGCGCGATCATGTTCGGCACCAAGGAAGACATGCATCAGCAGGCGGCCGACCGCATCGTCGATCTGAAGGAACGCGGTTTTCAGAACGCTGGTCTATACGATCCGGCGGGTGTCGGCGGCACGCATGTGATGTATGTACTGCATCACGCCGACCGGCCGTCGCTGTATCACGGTTTGCCGGACAATCCGAAGATCAGCATCATGGTTTCGGTGTGGAAGGGGCTGGCGAAGCCGCTGGCGCTGGCCGGTATTGCGTTCGCGGCGGTGGCCGGGTTCTTCCACTACACGCGCGTGGGTCCGAACGAGGTCAGCGAGGCGGATGAAGCCGAAGCCCAGCATGAAGCCGATGAAGTACGCCGTTCAAGGGAGGCATCCAATGAAGCACCCTGAGCAGACCGACCTGAAAGACGTGAACGGTCATAGCCTGATCCAGCGCTATACGCCGAACGAGCGCACGAATCACTGGATTACCGCCATCACGTTCGTATTGCTGGCGCTGTCCGGGCTCGCGATGTTTCATCCGGCGATGTCGTGGCTTTACGCGATCTTCGGCGGCGGACAATGGACGCGCATTCTGCATCCGTTCGTCGGCTGCGTGATGTTCGTGTCGTTCCTGATTCTTGCGTTGCGCTTCTGGCATCACAATTATCTCGACCGCGCGGACATCCAGTGGATGAAGCAGATCGACGACGTGCTCAACAATCGCGAGGAAAAACTCCCCGCGATCGGAAAGTACAATGCCGGCCAAAAGCTGCTATTTTTTACGATGGTGCTGTGTTTGCTGGCGTTGCTGGCCAGCGGCATCGTGATCTGGCGGCGCTATTTCTCGTTCTATTTTCCGATCGAGGTGATTCGCTTCGCGGCGGTGGTTCATGCGGCGGCTGCGTTCGTGCTGATCGTCGGCATCGTCGTGCATATTTATGCAGCGTTGTGGATCAAGGGATCGATCGGCGCCATGACGCGCGGAACGGTCACGTATGGCTGGGCGAGAAAGCATCATCCGAACTGGTTCAAGGAAATCATCGGCAAGTAGTGGTTCAGTCTCAGGCAAGTCAGGCCGCGCGCTTCTCCAGGTGCGCGGCACCATGAGCCGCCGCCTTCGTTCGATGATGAACAGCGGCGGCTTTTCAGTTTTCAGAGGTCGATACTTTGGTCCAACGCATTCTTGAAGCCGGCGATATCGAGTCGCTCGATCACACGTCGATTCCTCGCATCCGCACGCCGGAGCGTCTTGCCGTGTTCGCACCGCGTGCCGCGCGTTTGCGTCAACTGGCGGCGCTCAACAATCCGATCGCCGGTTATTTGAGGTTGATGGCCGTGCTCGCCGATGCACAGCAGGCGGTGATCACGGGCTTCAAGGCGCAACCGCCGAGCCGCGAGTTGATCGCGAGCGCGCAAGAGCATTCGATGCCGTTGATTCCCGCGCTGTCCGGCATGCGCGATCCGGCGTGGCATGGCGTGTTGCGTCAGTTGCTCGACAAGTTGCAGGCCGCAGGGCCGTTGACGCCGCCGCTCGAAGCATTGATCGCCCGCTTGCGCACCATCGATCCGGCCGCGCTCGAAGCGCAAGCCGATGCGATTTTTGCGCAGCGTTTCGACGAGGTCGATCCGGCGAGCGCGCCGTTCATCATGGCCGCGCTGCAAGTAGTCTGGACCGATCTCGCCGCCGATATCGACAAACGCGAAGTCCCGTATCTGGAGACGCTCGGTTTGTGTCCCGTTTGCGGATCGCACCCGGTCGCGAGCATCCTGCGCGTGGGCGGTTCGTACGACAATTACCGTTATCTGCAGTGCGGCTTGTGCGCGACCGAATGGCATATGGTCCGCTCGAAATGCTCGAATTGCGATTCGACCAAGGGCATTGCGTACCATGTGGTTGGCTCGCCGGAAGCGGACGAGGCTACGCGCGAAGCCGAATCGAAGAACGCCGCCTTGAAGGCGGAATCGTGCGACGAATGCCATACTTACCGCAAAATCGGCATTCAGTCGAAGGACTACGATTTCGAGCCGTTCGCGGACGACCTCGCCAGTCTCACGCTGGATCTGTTGATGGGGGCGGAAGGTTACCGGCGTGCGTCGCCGCATCCGTGGCTGTGGCCTGAGCAGGCCGACGGTGACTCGGCGGATGAGTCTGCGAGTGAGCCCGATTAAGCATCGACCAGGCTCGACAAAATAAAAGGATGGCTTCGTGAGCGACGTAAGCGGCTCTGAATTGCGCGCGCTGATGGCACGCGTGCCGTCGGTGGAAAAGGTCATTGCATCGACGGAATTTGCGGCGCTCGTCACCGAGTTTGGGCGCACCCAGGTGCTCGGCGCGTTGCGCGATGCGCTCGATCAATGGCGCGTGGCTGCGCTCAACGCACAACCGGGCGATGCGGCCGTCAACGCGCTCGACGTCGCACAGCTTCGCGAATCGGTTGAACGCGCCTTGCGCCGACGCAACGAATCACGTTTGCGCAGCGTCTTCAACCTGACCGGCACCGTATTGCACACCAACCTCGGGCGCGCGTTGTTGCCCGACGAAGCCGTGCAGTCCGTGATGAAAGCGCTCACGCAACCCGCCAACCTCGAATTCGATCTCGACACCGGCAAGCGCGGCGACCGCGATGACCTGATCGATGAACTCATTTGTGAATTGACCGGCGCCGAAGCCGCGACCGTCGTCAACAACAACGCGGCGGCGGTGCTGCTCACGTTGTCCGCGCTGGCGTCGAAGAAAGAAGTGATCGTGTCGCGCGGCGAGCTGGTTGAAATCGGCGGGGCGTTTCGCATTCCCGACATCATGAGCCGTGCGGGCGCGAAGCTGCGCGAAGTCGGCACGACCAACCGCACGCATCTGAAGGATTACGACGAGGCGATCAGCCCGCAAACCGCGCTGCTGATGAAAGTCCACGCGAGCAATTACGCAATTAGCGGCTTCACCAAAGAAGTCGGCCTGAACGAAATCGCGCCGCTCGCGCATGCGCGCGGTCTGTCGGTGGCAGTCGATCTCGGCAGCGGCACGCTCGTCGATCTGAGCCAATGGGGATTGCCGGGCGAGCCGACTGTGCGCGAAACCGTCGAAGCGGGCGCCGATCTCGTCACGTTCAGCGGCGACAAACTGCTTGGCGGCCCGCAGGCGGGCTTGATCGTCGGCCGGCGCGATCTGATCGCGAAGATCAAGAAGCATCCGTTGAAGCGCGCGCTGCGCGTCGGCAAGTTGACGCTCGCCGCGCTGGAGCCGGTGTTGCAGCTTTATCGCGCGCCGGAAAAGCTCGTGGGACGCCTGACCACATTACGCCTGCTGACCCGTTCCGCCGACGACATCCGTCTCGCCGCCGAGCGCGTGCAACCTGCATTGCAGCGTGCGATTGGCGAGCGCTATGCGGTGGTGTCTGAGCCGATGTTCAGCCAGATCGGCAGCGGCGCGTTGCCCATCGATGTGCTGCCGAGCTACGGCCTCGTCGTCAGGATGGCCGACGGCAAACGCGGCGGCCGGCAATTGCTGGCGCTGGAAAAGCGGCTGCGCGAGATGGCGCGACCGGTCATCGGCCGGATCGCGGACGACGCATTGCGCCTCGACCTGCGCTGCCTCGAAGCCGCCGACGAAGCGCAACTGATCGGGCAACTGAAGGGCGAGCACGCATGATCGTCGGTACGGCCGGGCATATCGACCACGGCAAAACGAGTCTGGTGAAGGCGCTGTCGGGCGTCGACACCGATCGTCTGAAAGAAGAAAAGGCGCGCGGCATTTCAATCGAGCTGGGGTACGCGTACGTGCCGCTCGATAACGGCGACGTGCTCGGTTTTATCGACGTGCCGGGTCACGAGAAACTCGTGCACACGATGACGGCGGGCGCGAGCGGCATCGATTTCGCGCTCCTCGTGATCGCCGCCGACGACGGCGTGATGCCGCAAACGCGCGAGCATCTGGCGATTGTGGAATTGCTCGGCATTCAGCGCGGCGCGGTCGCGTTGACCAAGGTCGACCGGGTGGACGAACAGCGTCTGCGCGACGTGCACAACGAGGTGACTGCGTTTCTGAGCGGCAGCGTGTTGCAGGCCGCACCCGTGTTTGAAACCTGCGCAACGCAAGCTAACGACCCGGGTGTGGCCGCGCTGAAATCGTACCTTCTCGGCGCGGCCGTCGCGTGGCATAAGCGGCGGTCCGACGGACTGTTCCGGCTTGCCGTCGATCGCGTTTTCACACTCGCAGGGCAGGGCACGATCGTGACGGGGACGGTGGTCGCCGGCAGCGTGAGCGTCGGCGATACGATGCTGCTTGCGCCGAAGAATCAGCCGGTGCGCGTACGCAGCATCCATGCGCAAAACCGCCCCGCCGAAACGGGACGCGCCGGCGAGCGTTGCGCATTGAATCTCGCGAGTATCGAAAAGAGCGCGATCGATCGTGGCGACTGGATCGTCGATTCGCGTTTGTCGCAAGCGTCCGAGCGCATCGATGTCGCACTGACCTTGCTTGCCGACGCATCCGTCACGCTCGAACATTGGACGCCGGTGCATGTGCATCTGGGCACGCAGCATCAGGTCGCGCATGTTGCTTTACTCGAGAGCGACACGCTCGGCGCCGGTCAGCGCGCGCGCGTTCAACTGGTGTTCGAGCGGCCGATATGCGCGGTGCCGGGCGACCGGTTTGTCGTGCGCAATGCGCAGGCTGATCGCACGATTGGCGGCGGACAGGTGCTCGATCCGTTCGCGCCGTCGCGCAAACGCCGCTCGGCTGAACGGCTGGCGTGGCTCGATGCAATCCGGACAATGCTCGACACCGGCACGCTCGACGCGATGTTCGCGAGAGCACCGCTCGGTTTATCGCGTGCGTTGCTGGAGCGGCTCACGGGTAGGTCCGCGAGTGCTTTGACCTTGCCTTCGGACACGCGCGTGGTCGAGTTGCCTGGGCACGACGCGCTGCTCGTTGCCGATGCGTCGTGGCAGGCGTTGAGCGCGCGCGTGATCGCGTCGCTGACGCAATATCACGAGCGCTCACCGGATGAGTTGGGGCCGGACGTGTCGCGCTTGCGGCGCATTGCTGCGCCTCTGGCCGACGACGCACTCTGGCGCGCGCTGATCGATGATGCGGCTGCGCGCGGTGAGCTGGTCAGGCGTGGACCGTGGCTGCATTTGCCCGGTCATGCCGTGACGCTCGACGCCGCCGATCAGGCGCTCGCGGCGGCGCTTCTGCCGGCGGTGAAGGCGGGGCGTTTCGATCCGCCGTGGGTGCGCGATCTGGCGAGTGCGCAGGGCGTGTCCGAAGATCGCATGCGCCAGTTGATGCGCAAACTCGCGCGTCAGGGCGAGCTTTTTCAGGTCGTCCACGATCTTTTTTATCATCAGGACGTGATCCGCGAACTCGCTTCGATCGCGGCGGCCGAAGCGGCCAAGAACGCGGGGACGGTAGCTGCCGCACCGTTTCGCGATGTCACCGGATTGGGACGAAAACGCGCGATCCAGCTTTTGGAGTTCTTCGACCGCGTTGGGTATACTCGCTTCCACCGTGGCCTGCATCTGATGCGCACGGATAGTCGCTGGCTCGATCTGCTTTGATCTTTAGTTCACGTAGTTCAATCACCGTAGGAAGGCATTCGTATCCGGTGGTACGGCTGGGCTTCAAACCCAGTTGAGGGCGTCAGACGTTCTCAGGTCGGTTCGACTCCGGCTGCCTTCCGCCAGAAAGGTATCGGCGGTTGTGGGAGTGGAGGAGGAATTGTGGAGTTCATCAATTAATGTCGTTTACGACACGAATTGATTGGTTCCGCGTCGACCCTTATCTATTCTTTCGCTATTCGCGATAGCAACGCCAATATGGGTCACATTGAAATTACAATGTCCGCCATGTTCGAGCTGGCGAATTTGGTTGCATAAATCTACGAGCTTCGTGCAACCCAAGTTTATTTTTTTGATGAGGTAGATGGGCTCCGTTGCCCTATACATAGGGGAACAGCCCCTTGGATTTGCGTCCAGGCGCAAGGAACATCGTATCGCCATCGCGCGATATTTCCATGATCGTATTGCAGTCAGATTTCGTCTTGGCATTGACGATTGCGACCTCCAGCCCGTCTCGCAGATAGGGAGGAGGCGCTTGAAAATCTTCCAATGATCGACGCCCCATCATTGCAGCGTACAACACGCCAAACCAGCCATTGACGACTTTACTTCGTTCTTGGTGACAACTTCACTTCACTCTACGTCAGCGCGGCCACCTTGATGCGGCGTATCGGTCGTCCATCACAGCGACTGGACCTGCACGGCATTTCCCGTTTTGCCTTCGACCGTCGGGGCAATGACGAGGTAGCGTCGCGTGACTCCTTCCGGAGAGATTTCCGTGGGTCCCGGCGCGACCACTTGCCGGATCTGCCCTATCGCGTCGACGATTGCCGAGCCAGCCGGGTTGGTCATGAAACGCGCAAGCGGCTCTACCGGTCCGCTTCCATCCGCAGAACCACTGAGTCCCAGCACGTAGGGTTGCTTCGGTTGCAGGCCCGTGACGGATGCCTGCAGGACCTGCACCACGCCCTGCTCGTATAGCACGACACTGGTTGGCGCGGCCGCCGCATCAGCATGGTCGACGCCCACCATCGATAGATGTGCAGCCTGGCCGGCTACACCGAGTGGTTGCATGTTCTGGGTGCCATCGCCTTCCGGAACGGCATTCGACACATACGCGATGGCCTGCGGCGCCTGACCGATCGGGACAACCGCGATGACCTTGTTGGTGCGCGTGTCGATTGCCGTCATCGTGTCGGAGTTTTCGAGTCCGACGTAGATGCGCGAGCCATCGCCGGATGGCCAGACGCCGTGTGGCATGTTGCCGACCGGAATCGTTGCGACCTGCGCGAAGGTGTCCGTGCGGAACACCTTGACCGCATTGAGTCCGCCCACCGTGATGTAGGCGAACGATCCCTTTGAATTGACGGCGAAGTTGACGTGGTTGGTGATCGGCCCCGTGTCGAGAGTCTTGATCAGCGAGAACGGTGGATGAGCATCGAACACCTGCGTTTTACCGATGTCCTTCAGCGTAAACCACACCTGTTTGCCGTCCGGGGTCGCCGCGATATTCGGGCAGAATGGACTGTCCTGCGTGACTTTCGCGACGATCTGATGGTCGGCCACCGTGATCACATCGACTTCCGGATTGAACGACGAACATACATAGCCATATTTTCCGTCGGTAGAAAAAATCGTCATGCCGGGTCCCGCTGGCGTGACGATACGGGTTTTTTCGGCATAGGTCCCGGCGTCGAGCACGTCGATGTAATTTTCGCCGCGCACGGTCACCCAGACTTCGCGGCCGTCCGGCGTGTAAAACGCTTCGTGCGGTGAGCGGCCCACGTAGGTCGTGTGTTTGATCGCGTTCGTTGTTGTGTCGATGAACGTCACCGAATTGGAGCCGATC
Coding sequences within it:
- a CDS encoding formate dehydrogenase subunit gamma, which encodes MKHPEQTDLKDVNGHSLIQRYTPNERTNHWITAITFVLLALSGLAMFHPAMSWLYAIFGGGQWTRILHPFVGCVMFVSFLILALRFWHHNYLDRADIQWMKQIDDVLNNREEKLPAIGKYNAGQKLLFFTMVLCLLALLASGIVIWRRYFSFYFPIEVIRFAAVVHAAAAFVLIVGIVVHIYAALWIKGSIGAMTRGTVTYGWARKHHPNWFKEIIGK
- the fdhE gene encoding formate dehydrogenase accessory protein FdhE gives rise to the protein MVQRILEAGDIESLDHTSIPRIRTPERLAVFAPRAARLRQLAALNNPIAGYLRLMAVLADAQQAVITGFKAQPPSRELIASAQEHSMPLIPALSGMRDPAWHGVLRQLLDKLQAAGPLTPPLEALIARLRTIDPAALEAQADAIFAQRFDEVDPASAPFIMAALQVVWTDLAADIDKREVPYLETLGLCPVCGSHPVASILRVGGSYDNYRYLQCGLCATEWHMVRSKCSNCDSTKGIAYHVVGSPEADEATREAESKNAALKAESCDECHTYRKIGIQSKDYDFEPFADDLASLTLDLLMGAEGYRRASPHPWLWPEQADGDSADESASEPD
- the selA gene encoding L-seryl-tRNA(Sec) selenium transferase → MSDVSGSELRALMARVPSVEKVIASTEFAALVTEFGRTQVLGALRDALDQWRVAALNAQPGDAAVNALDVAQLRESVERALRRRNESRLRSVFNLTGTVLHTNLGRALLPDEAVQSVMKALTQPANLEFDLDTGKRGDRDDLIDELICELTGAEAATVVNNNAAAVLLTLSALASKKEVIVSRGELVEIGGAFRIPDIMSRAGAKLREVGTTNRTHLKDYDEAISPQTALLMKVHASNYAISGFTKEVGLNEIAPLAHARGLSVAVDLGSGTLVDLSQWGLPGEPTVRETVEAGADLVTFSGDKLLGGPQAGLIVGRRDLIAKIKKHPLKRALRVGKLTLAALEPVLQLYRAPEKLVGRLTTLRLLTRSADDIRLAAERVQPALQRAIGERYAVVSEPMFSQIGSGALPIDVLPSYGLVVRMADGKRGGRQLLALEKRLREMARPVIGRIADDALRLDLRCLEAADEAQLIGQLKGEHA
- the selB gene encoding selenocysteine-specific translation elongation factor encodes the protein MIVGTAGHIDHGKTSLVKALSGVDTDRLKEEKARGISIELGYAYVPLDNGDVLGFIDVPGHEKLVHTMTAGASGIDFALLVIAADDGVMPQTREHLAIVELLGIQRGAVALTKVDRVDEQRLRDVHNEVTAFLSGSVLQAAPVFETCATQANDPGVAALKSYLLGAAVAWHKRRSDGLFRLAVDRVFTLAGQGTIVTGTVVAGSVSVGDTMLLAPKNQPVRVRSIHAQNRPAETGRAGERCALNLASIEKSAIDRGDWIVDSRLSQASERIDVALTLLADASVTLEHWTPVHVHLGTQHQVAHVALLESDTLGAGQRARVQLVFERPICAVPGDRFVVRNAQADRTIGGGQVLDPFAPSRKRRSAERLAWLDAIRTMLDTGTLDAMFARAPLGLSRALLERLTGRSASALTLPSDTRVVELPGHDALLVADASWQALSARVIASLTQYHERSPDELGPDVSRLRRIAAPLADDALWRALIDDAAARGELVRRGPWLHLPGHAVTLDAADQALAAALLPAVKAGRFDPPWVRDLASAQGVSEDRMRQLMRKLARQGELFQVVHDLFYHQDVIRELASIAAAEAAKNAGTVAAAPFRDVTGLGRKRAIQLLEFFDRVGYTRFHRGLHLMRTDSRWLDLL
- a CDS encoding YncE family protein, encoding MKQICILLVTLVATAFAHLPAACAGQAPGASSDPNVPISHHDRVYASEQFSNTVSIIDPVDNHLIGVIRLGDPSPGNFSPLYKGQVLVHGMGYSPDHRTLAIVAIGSNSVTFIDTTTNAIKHTTYVGRSPHEAFYTPDGREVWVTVRGENYIDVLDAGTYAEKTRIVTPAGPGMTIFSTDGKYGYVCSSFNPEVDVITVADHQIVAKVTQDSPFCPNIAATPDGKQVWFTLKDIGKTQVFDAHPPFSLIKTLDTGPITNHVNFAVNSKGSFAYITVGGLNAVKVFRTDTFAQVATIPVGNMPHGVWPSGDGSRIYVGLENSDTMTAIDTRTNKVIAVVPIGQAPQAIAYVSNAVPEGDGTQNMQPLGVAGQAAHLSMVGVDHADAAAAPTSVVLYEQGVVQVLQASVTGLQPKQPYVLGLSGSADGSGPVEPLARFMTNPAGSAIVDAIGQIRQVVAPGPTEISPEGVTRRYLVIAPTVEGKTGNAVQVQSL